The DNA window CGCAACGCACCCGGCGGGCCGCCGCGCGCCACCGAAGGCCGGGTTTGCTTGACCGCCCGCTGCGTTGCGCTCCGCTTACGGTACCCCGCACCGCTGCGCGAAGCGCGCCTGACGGGCGGACAAGCAAACCCGGTCAAATGGGTCATTATCAGCGCTCCTTGGTATAAGCTCAGACCTGGCCCTTCCAGGGCACCAGGGTCCGCTCCAGGTAGCGCATGAAGAGGTCGAAGAGGTAGGCGATGGCGCCGATGACGACGATGCCCATGACCACGACCTCGGTCACCAGGAACTCCGCCGCGCTCAGCACCATGTGCCCCAGGCCGGCCTCGGCGGCGACCATCTCGGCGGCGACCAGTGTGGTCCAGCCGAAGCCGATGCCGATACGCATGCCTGTCAGGATCTCGGGCAGGGCGCCCTTGAGGACGACGTGGAAGACGACCTGGGCGCGCGAGGCCCCCATGGAGTAGGCGGCGTGGATCTGCTCGATCGCGACCGAGCGCACCCCGGCGCGGGTGTTCAGCGCCATGGGCGCGAACATGGCCAGGAAGATCAGGACGATCTTCTGCAGGTCGCCGATGCCCAGCCAGATGATGGTCAGGGGCAGGTAGCCCAAGGGCGGGATCGGCCGGTAGAACTCGATCGGCGGATCGAAGACGCCACGCGCCACGCGGTTGACGCCCATGGCGATGCCGACCGGGATCGCCAGGGCGCAGGCCATGGCGAAGGCGCCAAAGACCCGGTAGAGGCTCCAGTAGGTGTGCTGCAGCAGGGTGGCGCCGGCGAACTCCTCGTTC is part of the Kiloniellales bacterium genome and encodes:
- a CDS encoding ABC transporter permease subunit translates to MADATLSFTGRIAGLFSAGPVKPGDSYGAPGSGRSLGISIATTVALIFLWWLVTHMGWVRPLFLPSPEAVIGRFFTLWNEEFAGATLLQHTYWSLYRVFGAFAMACALAIPVGIAMGVNRVARGVFDPPIEFYRPIPPLGYLPLTIIWLGIGDLQKIVLIFLAMFAPMALNTRAGVRSVAIEQIHAAYSMGASRAQVVFHVVLKGALPEILTGMRIGIGFGWTTLVAAEMVAAEAGLGHMVLSAAEFLVTEVVVMGIVVIGAIAYLFDLFMRYLERTLVPWKGQV